From the genome of Halobacteriovorax marinus SJ:
TAAATTCATGGTCATGAGAAGTGAAGAGTGTCGTACCAGAGAATTTGATTAATCCCTCGTTAACGGCAGTAATACTTTCTAGGTCAAGGTGGTTTGTTGGACCATCTAGTAGAAGAACGTTGGCACCAGAGAGCATCATCTTAGAAAGCATACATCTAACTTTCTCTCCCCCTGAGAGAACATTTGTTTTCTTTAAGGCCTCTTCTCCTGAAAAGAGCATCTTTCCTAGAAAGCCTCTAATGAAAGACTCATCTTTTTCTTCTGAGTATTGTCTAAGCCAGTCTGTAATAGAATACTTTCCATCATTGAAGTAACTTGAATTGTCGTTAGGGAAGTAGGCCCTTGAAGTTGTAACACCCCATTCAAATGTTCCAGAGTCAGCTTCAATTTCTCCCATAAGAATTTGAAAGAGAGTTGTCTTTGCCACATCGTTCTCTCCAAGAACAACAACTTTATCACCTTTATTAATAGTGAAAGAAATATTGTCTAGGATTTTTTCGCCTTCTATTGTCTTGCTTATTCCATCAACTTTTAGCAGCTCTTTTCCCGCCTCTCTAGTTGGTTGAAAGTGTACATAAGGGTACTTTCTCGAAGAGATTGGAAGATCTTCAATTTTTAATTTTTCTAATTGTTTCTGTCTTGAAGTGGCCTGCTTAGATTTTGAAGCATTGGCAGAGAATCTTTGAATAAAGTTCTTTAACTCTGCGGCCTTCTCTTCAGACTTTCTTCTCTGATCACTTCTAAGTTGGATTGCAAGCTCTGATGCCTTTCTCCAGAAGTCGTAATTACCTGTATAAACTGTAATTTTACCGAAGTCGATATCTGCAATATGAGTACATACTTTATTTAAGAAGTGTCTATCGTGAGAAACTACAATAACTGTATTAGTGAAATCCATTAGGAAGTTTTCTAACCACTGAATGGCCTTAATATCAAGGTGGTTGGTAGGCTCATCCAGAAGAAGAATATCTGGATCACCAATTAGTGCTTGGGCCAGAAGAATCTTAACTTTCTCAGAACCAGTTAAGTCTTTCATTATTTTATCGTGATATTCTGTACCGATACCTAGACCAGAGAGAAGAGTTGCAGCTTCAGACTCTGCTTCCCAACCGTTAAGCTCGGCAAACTCTGATTCAAGTTCAGCGGCTCTAATACCGTCTTCATCTGAGAAGTCTTCCTTCATATAGATGGCGTCTTTCTCTTCCATAATAGCAAAGAGCTTCTGGTTTCCCATAAGTACAGTTTTTAGAACTGCATGTTCGTCGTAGGCAAAGTGATCCTGCTTTAGTACTGAGAGTCTGTCTCCAGGCTTTATTTCAATATTTCCTGTTTGAGCTTCAATATCACCAGATAAGATTTTTAAGAAAGTTGATTTACCTGCTCCGTTGGCTCCAATTAAGCCGTAACAATTTCCCGGAGTAAATTTAATATTAACTTCATCAAAAAGCTTTCTTCCACCAAAAGCTAAACTTACATTATTAGCACTAATCATTCTTACAATTCCTATTTTAAATTTATATTTTACTTACCATATTGCTTCGCAGTAGTCACATACTATTCCGAGATAGTTTTAAGTATCTCGATTCGTATTATTACTAGTTTAGCTCAAGGGAAATAGGGCAGTGGTCACTTCCAAGAATATCTGTGTGGTGTGAACAGCCTTTAATATTTTTAAGCATGTCTTTATTGGTCCAAAAGTAATCTATTCTCCAGCCAATATTTCTCTCTCTACAATTTGATCTATAAGTCCACCAAGTGTAATGACCATTCTCCTCTGGAGTGAAGTGGCGAAAGATATCCACATAGCCAATTTCCTCAAAGTGATCCATCCACTCTCTTTCTAGGGGAAGAAAGCCAGTCGACTTTGTATTGGTTTTTGGATTCGCTAGATCAATGGGATGGTGAGCAGTATTGTAATCACCTGTAATAATAATATCTTTTTTAAATTGTTGGTGTAGTTCTTGCGCCTTCTCTTCAATGGCCTTGCAGTAGCTCATCTTATAGGGAACTCGCGCATGGTCTCTCTGACCATTTGGAAAGTAGCAATTAAAGAGAAAGAAGTTATCAAACTCTGTAATAATAGTTCTTCCCTCATTATCAAATTCTTCAATACCAAGTCCTATAGTATGCTTGTGTTCGATTCCACTTTTTACCCAAGTTGATACTCCTGAATAGCCCTTTTTTACCGCCGGCGCATAAATGGCACTGTGGGACTTTGGGTTTACAAGTTGATCGTTAAGTTGCTCAGGAAGGGCCTTCGTTTCCTGAAAGCAGTAAACCTCTGCTAGTTCTTCTAGGTACCAATCATAGAGACCTTTTTTCTCACAGGCCCTGATACCGGCCACATTCCATGAATATATCTTCATATTAAATCCTTGTTTTTACGTGGAGAGGGTAAACTATCAGATAAATGACCACTTTTGGAGTTATATTTGGCGGAGTTTAGGAAAGAAGAACAGCCACTAAGATACTGAAAAGAGGGGATAGCTTTAAGAGATTAGTCACTTTTCATGGTAGTAGGTGATAATCCTTAGATGAAAAAAGCCAAGCATCAAATAATTCAGTTTAGTCGAAATTATGAATCCTATAGCTATAGAATGACTACGAAAATCATTGCAAAGATGTTGCACGGTTTTTTTCTTTTTAAAAAGAGAAAGTGCGAGATCTTGGCCGGAGCTACGACATTCTTTGCGCTATTAAGTTTCTGTCCTGCAATGCTACTTTCTATCTCTTTAGTGGGATTTTTAACTGGCGATATTGCAAGTGCAAAAGGGATTGTTCTAACTTCTTTAAATGAGAATATTCCAAGCCTTGCTCCATGGATTATGAAAAGTATCTCGGCGATTGTTGATCAACAACTTCATACAACTAAGTCATCAAATGTCTTCAATACACTTTTTCTAGGCTACTCCTTAATAGGCTTAATTTCTGCACTAATGTATGGAGTGAGAACGATCGCTGGCTCTAGGGCGAAGGGTGGTTATCTTGTAGAAGATTTAAAGTCTTTTATGATAGGGGTTTGCATGAGTCTCTTCTTGGGCTTTCTCTTTGTGAGCTCTAATGAGGTGCTCTTTAAGGCCGTCTTTTTTTCAGGACCTGAAAAGCTTCCAGACTTAGCCAAAACAGTTTTCAATTTACAATTACTCCCAATTCTGAGTTCGATAATCTTCTTCACTGGCTTTTATAAGTTTAGTTCTGGAAAGAAAATTGCGCTTAGTCACGCTTTTCTTGGGGCGTGTTCATTTGTAGCACTCTTTGTTCTAGGGAAATCTGGACACTGGATTTATGTAAAACTCTCAGAACAAGAGCTGGCACAAAATTATGGAAACTTTTCTACAATAGTTATGGCCGTCGTTTGGGTTTACTACTTAGTTTGTTCGTTCTTCTATGGAGCTAGTCTTTCAAATATTGAAAAAGAGAATGTCTTTAAAATTGTGATTAAAGACACTCAAAAAAGTCAAAGTGAGAATCTAGAGCTACTGCCTGAGATCCCTGTGGAAGAGGAGCATTTTAAATCTGCTTCTTAGAGTAAATCTCTAAGAAGTATTGAAGGAATCGCAATAGCATTCATAATAAATTTACTCATCTTCGTCGGATTTCCATAAACATCTGCTGGTAGATTATTTTCATCTACTGCTTCATGGTTATCAATAATTCTATAACCGGCCTTAGTTCTTGAGTGAATATTGTCTGCAACTTCTTTTGTTAGCTCTGGATTTCCCTTACAAAAAATGGCCATCTCAGAGTTATAGTAGTTGGATCTATTATCTACGTTATAAGTCCCAATCATTACTTCGTCATTGTCATAGATTTGCGTCTTTGAGTGTGTTCCCCATTTCGCCGTCTTAACACCCTCTGAAATTGTTGGGTGCTCTGGAATCCACTTCCCATTGTGAATATATGGATTAACTCCCTCTGCTTGCCACTTAAAAACATCAGCATAGAAATTTGCCGCAACATAGACAGCATCGGTAGAGCCAAGGCTATTTGTATAAATTTTAATATTAATATTTTTATCTAAGAGGTCATACATCATACCTCTTGTGATTTTATTATTGATAAAGTACGGAGAAGAGATAAGAAGATCAGTTTTGATATCATCTATTTTCTTTCCCATCACTTTTCTTAGAACACGATAAGTGTCACCGTAGTCAATTCTCAATCTTTGAGAGAATCTTGCTCCTGGAAGATCTGTCGCGTAAGTTGTTAGAGGACAGTTGTAACTCTTCTTCTCCTGTAGGATTGGTCTAGAGATAATTTCCACCTTCTCTTTTATTTCTCTATCGGTGTCATTCTCAAGTAGAAAGTGCTTTGCATTTGCTTGTGCCTTTTTAAATTGCTTTAAATCACTCTCATACTTTCTTATGGCGGTGGCCCTTCTTCCTCCACGGTAGAGTGATATCTTTGAACCAGTTGGCTTAATAGGTTCTTTTGGATCTTCAACAATCTTATGCTCAAAGTATTTATCAAATGACTCTCTCATTGTTTTCACAATACTTCCCTT
Proteins encoded in this window:
- a CDS encoding phospholipase D-like domain-containing protein translates to MKFSTIALTLVLSMSGIKASPLVAPFYVEQDSAKENIQNEMTVLNSGIASLQFRLDMIKRAKKSIEVEYFIYNQDQAGRILTQALVEAAKRGVKVRILVDKSMPIFAMDNHIAKELRQYGVDLRFYNDATLLELSTTQFRSHRKLFLIDDVEAITGGRNIGDDYFDLSDHFNFLDRDIHVKGSIVKTMRESFDKYFEHKIVEDPKEPIKPTGSKISLYRGGRRATAIRKYESDLKQFKKAQANAKHFLLENDTDREIKEKVEIISRPILQEKKSYNCPLTTYATDLPGARFSQRLRIDYGDTYRVLRKVMGKKIDDIKTDLLISSPYFINNKITRGMMYDLLDKNINIKIYTNSLGSTDAVYVAANFYADVFKWQAEGVNPYIHNGKWIPEHPTISEGVKTAKWGTHSKTQIYDNDEVMIGTYNVDNRSNYYNSEMAIFCKGNPELTKEVADNIHSRTKAGYRIIDNHEAVDENNLPADVYGNPTKMSKFIMNAIAIPSILLRDLL
- a CDS encoding exodeoxyribonuclease III is translated as MKIYSWNVAGIRACEKKGLYDWYLEELAEVYCFQETKALPEQLNDQLVNPKSHSAIYAPAVKKGYSGVSTWVKSGIEHKHTIGLGIEEFDNEGRTIITEFDNFFLFNCYFPNGQRDHARVPYKMSYCKAIEEKAQELHQQFKKDIIITGDYNTAHHPIDLANPKTNTKSTGFLPLEREWMDHFEEIGYVDIFRHFTPEENGHYTWWTYRSNCRERNIGWRIDYFWTNKDMLKNIKGCSHHTDILGSDHCPISLELN
- a CDS encoding YihY/virulence factor BrkB family protein — encoded protein: MKKAKHQIIQFSRNYESYSYRMTTKIIAKMLHGFFLFKKRKCEILAGATTFFALLSFCPAMLLSISLVGFLTGDIASAKGIVLTSLNENIPSLAPWIMKSISAIVDQQLHTTKSSNVFNTLFLGYSLIGLISALMYGVRTIAGSRAKGGYLVEDLKSFMIGVCMSLFLGFLFVSSNEVLFKAVFFSGPEKLPDLAKTVFNLQLLPILSSIIFFTGFYKFSSGKKIALSHAFLGACSFVALFVLGKSGHWIYVKLSEQELAQNYGNFSTIVMAVVWVYYLVCSFFYGASLSNIEKENVFKIVIKDTQKSQSENLELLPEIPVEEEHFKSAS
- a CDS encoding ABC-F family ATP-binding cassette domain-containing protein, with the translated sequence MISANNVSLAFGGRKLFDEVNIKFTPGNCYGLIGANGAGKSTFLKILSGDIEAQTGNIEIKPGDRLSVLKQDHFAYDEHAVLKTVLMGNQKLFAIMEEKDAIYMKEDFSDEDGIRAAELESEFAELNGWEAESEAATLLSGLGIGTEYHDKIMKDLTGSEKVKILLAQALIGDPDILLLDEPTNHLDIKAIQWLENFLMDFTNTVIVVSHDRHFLNKVCTHIADIDFGKITVYTGNYDFWRKASELAIQLRSDQRRKSEEKAAELKNFIQRFSANASKSKQATSRQKQLEKLKIEDLPISSRKYPYVHFQPTREAGKELLKVDGISKTIEGEKILDNISFTINKGDKVVVLGENDVAKTTLFQILMGEIEADSGTFEWGVTTSRAYFPNDNSSYFNDGKYSITDWLRQYSEEKDESFIRGFLGKMLFSGEEALKKTNVLSGGEKVRCMLSKMMLSGANVLLLDGPTNHLDLESITAVNEGLIKFSGTTLFTSHDHEFIQTVANRIIDIDVKLVEDKYISYDDYLNLN